The following are from one region of the Polyangiaceae bacterium genome:
- the udk gene encoding uridine kinase, whose amino-acid sequence MKRPVVIGVAGGTGSGKTTVVREIISALGQDAVSVIEHDSYYKDRSHLSPDERSSINYDHPDALDTNLLVEHVRQLIEGRTVDVPVYDFTTHTRRTECKKVEPRRALIVDGILILADPELRQLMDIRVFVDTDPDLRLLRRIERDTRERGRTLESVAWQYLDSTRPMHLEFVEPSKRWAHVIIPEGGMNQVGVDMLVTKIRAIVDGS is encoded by the coding sequence ATGAAGCGGCCTGTCGTCATCGGGGTGGCTGGAGGAACCGGCTCCGGCAAGACCACCGTGGTTCGCGAGATCATCTCCGCCTTGGGGCAGGATGCAGTGAGCGTGATCGAGCACGACTCCTACTACAAGGATCGCTCGCACCTCTCGCCGGACGAGCGTTCGTCGATCAATTACGATCACCCCGACGCTCTCGACACCAACTTGCTGGTGGAGCACGTGCGGCAGCTCATCGAGGGGCGCACGGTCGACGTTCCCGTCTACGACTTCACCACCCATACGCGGCGCACCGAGTGCAAGAAAGTCGAGCCGCGGCGCGCGTTGATCGTGGACGGCATCCTGATCTTGGCGGATCCCGAGCTCCGCCAGCTGATGGACATCCGCGTGTTCGTCGACACCGATCCGGATCTGCGCCTGCTGCGGCGCATCGAGCGCGACACCCGAGAGCGTGGACGGACGCTGGAGTCCGTGGCTTGGCAGTACCTCGACAGCACCCGCCCGATGCACCTCGAGTTCGTCGAGCCCAGCAAGCGTTGGGCCCACGTGATCATCCCGGAGGGCGGAATGAATCAGGTCGGCGTGGACATGCTGGTGACCAAGATCCGCGCCATCGTCGACGGCAGCTAG
- a CDS encoding FAD-dependent oxidoreductase, translating into MLDVVVIGGGPAGAATAAELARRGRRVRVLEREQFPRFHVGESLLPCSLPFFERLGVVEELDARFVKKYGAEFVTHDGQVERRYSFAEGMVPHPASAWHAERSELDDVLLRAAERAGAEIDQGSDVRAVETSAAGARLRVRKNGAERELAARFVVDASGQGALLGRLRNIRKMDPVLKNAAVFAHFEGAFRHEGERGGDVTIVVDPAGWWWMIPLAKGRSSVGFVGPKRAFVEHKADAAGFAARIAKTPLLRERLADARRVAPVRSISDFSYSCRPVSGDGYLLVGDAAAFLDPVFSTGIHLGLMHGFSGAEAIDRALSKGDVRRARFRGYERFVESTLASYRAMVRGFYTPELVELLFSPSDSLDLRRAITTLLAGAGTDQLAIAWRVRVFRALARANKHVPLVPRLPGYREERA; encoded by the coding sequence GTGTTGGACGTCGTCGTCATAGGAGGAGGCCCCGCCGGTGCTGCCACCGCCGCGGAGCTCGCGCGCCGGGGCCGGCGCGTGCGCGTGCTGGAACGCGAGCAATTCCCGCGCTTCCACGTGGGGGAGTCGCTGCTGCCCTGCTCGCTGCCCTTTTTCGAGCGACTGGGCGTGGTGGAAGAGCTCGATGCGCGCTTCGTGAAGAAGTACGGCGCAGAGTTCGTCACCCACGACGGCCAAGTGGAGCGTCGCTACTCCTTCGCCGAGGGCATGGTGCCGCACCCCGCCTCCGCGTGGCACGCGGAGCGCTCGGAGCTCGACGACGTTCTGCTCCGAGCCGCCGAGCGCGCCGGGGCGGAGATCGACCAGGGTTCGGACGTGCGGGCCGTGGAGACGTCCGCCGCGGGCGCCCGCCTGCGAGTCCGCAAGAACGGCGCGGAGCGTGAGCTCGCCGCGCGCTTCGTGGTGGACGCCAGCGGGCAGGGTGCGCTCCTCGGACGCCTGCGCAACATCCGCAAGATGGATCCGGTGCTGAAGAACGCAGCGGTGTTCGCCCACTTCGAAGGGGCCTTTCGCCACGAAGGGGAACGCGGCGGAGACGTGACCATCGTGGTCGATCCGGCCGGTTGGTGGTGGATGATCCCGCTCGCGAAGGGGCGGAGCAGCGTGGGCTTCGTCGGCCCCAAGCGCGCGTTCGTGGAGCACAAGGCGGACGCGGCGGGCTTCGCCGCTCGCATCGCCAAGACGCCGCTGCTCCGGGAGCGCTTGGCCGATGCGCGGAGAGTCGCTCCGGTGCGAAGCATCAGCGATTTCTCGTACTCGTGCCGGCCCGTGAGCGGTGACGGCTACCTGCTGGTAGGGGACGCGGCGGCGTTTCTCGATCCGGTGTTCTCCACCGGGATTCATCTGGGCTTGATGCACGGCTTCTCCGGGGCGGAGGCCATCGATCGCGCGCTCTCGAAGGGAGACGTGCGGCGCGCTCGCTTTCGAGGCTACGAGCGCTTCGTGGAATCCACTCTCGCCTCCTACCGGGCGATGGTGCGCGGCTTCTACACGCCGGAGCTGGTGGAGCTCTTGTTCTCTCCCAGCGACAGCCTCGATCTGCGGCGGGCGATCACCACGCTGCTCGCCGGCGCCGGCACGGATCAGCTCGCCATCGCCTGGCGCGTTCGGGTATTTCGGGCGCTGGCCCGGGCGAACAAGCACGTCCCCCTGGTGCCGCGGCTGCCGGGCTATCGAGAGGAACGAGCATGA
- the tesB gene encoding acyl-CoA thioesterase II: MSRVLAELVELLALERIEQNLFRGQSQDLGWGNVFGGQVLGQALSAAEQTVGDARTVHSFHSYFLRTGDASRPIVYDVDCIRDGSSFTTRRVVAIQGGRPIFSMAASFQKPEDGFEHQADKPAAPGPDGLRSETELARAVVDRIPEPLRERALAERPIEVRPVDPQDPLNPDRRPPHRQIWYRAVARLPDEPRIHQYLLAYASDFNFLGTSMQPHGVSWLSPGMQVASLDHAMWFHRPFRFDEWLLYVVDSPSASSARGLARGQFFTQDGTLVASTMQEGLIRKWPT, from the coding sequence GTGTCCCGAGTACTGGCCGAGCTCGTCGAGCTCTTGGCTCTCGAACGCATCGAGCAGAACCTGTTCCGCGGTCAGAGCCAGGATCTCGGCTGGGGTAACGTCTTTGGCGGACAGGTGCTGGGTCAGGCCTTGTCCGCCGCCGAGCAGACCGTGGGGGATGCGCGCACGGTGCACTCGTTCCACAGCTACTTCCTGCGCACGGGCGATGCGAGTCGTCCCATCGTGTACGACGTGGACTGCATCCGCGACGGATCGAGCTTCACCACGCGTCGAGTGGTGGCCATCCAGGGCGGGCGCCCCATCTTCAGCATGGCCGCCTCCTTCCAGAAGCCGGAAGACGGCTTCGAGCATCAGGCGGACAAGCCCGCGGCTCCAGGCCCGGACGGGCTCCGTTCGGAGACGGAGCTGGCCCGGGCGGTGGTGGATCGCATCCCCGAGCCGCTGCGCGAGCGCGCGCTGGCGGAGCGACCCATCGAGGTGCGTCCGGTGGATCCACAGGATCCGCTGAACCCGGATCGCCGTCCGCCCCACCGTCAAATCTGGTATCGCGCGGTGGCGCGGCTGCCGGACGAGCCGCGCATTCACCAGTACCTGCTGGCGTATGCTTCGGACTTCAATTTCCTCGGCACCTCGATGCAGCCGCATGGCGTGAGCTGGCTCAGCCCCGGCATGCAGGTGGCGAGCCTCGATCACGCGATGTGGTTTCATCGCCCGTTTCGCTTCGACGAGTGGCTCTTGTACGTGGTCGACAGCCCTTCGGCGTCGTCGGCCCGGGGTTTGGCGCGCGGACAGTTCTTCACCCAAGACGGCACCTTGGTGGCCAGCACCATGCAAGAGGGCTTGATCCGCAAGTGGCCGACCTGA
- a CDS encoding short-chain fatty acid transporter: protein MLERIGSWLSRGARRFVPDPFVLALLLTFVSFAAALWFTGGNFHSVLIAWVDGKGGGKGFWNLLAFGMQMCLILVTGHALASSPPLRRLLDALAARATTPASAIAIVAVGAMSLALVNWGLGLIGGALLAREVGQRARERGVKVHYPLLAAAGYSGLMVWHGGLSGSAPLKVTLSKDLGEILGPELAKQIVAMPLSETIGAWPNLLANAALLVIVPLVLIRMLPRDERERRAAPELESHGAAESSGESSPAQRLDRSRILAGLTAIAGFAAWFFVVRRQGIGNLDPNLINFLFLFLGLALHGSAAAYGRAIGEAANGTAGIILQFPFYAGIMGVLTGTGLLGAIAGAFVKVGAGALPAVSFYAAGLVNLFVPSGGGQWAVQGPILMKAAVDSGVAPARLVMALAYGDQWTNMLQPFWALPLLGITRVSARDIIGYTAVLLLVSQVVFVAALYLGW from the coding sequence ATGCTGGAACGGATCGGCAGTTGGCTGTCGCGGGGTGCACGACGCTTCGTCCCGGATCCGTTCGTGCTCGCGCTGTTGCTCACCTTCGTGAGCTTCGCTGCGGCGCTCTGGTTCACTGGCGGAAACTTCCACTCCGTCTTGATCGCATGGGTGGATGGAAAGGGCGGAGGCAAGGGTTTCTGGAACCTGCTCGCCTTCGGCATGCAGATGTGCCTGATCCTGGTGACGGGTCACGCGCTGGCCTCCAGCCCGCCCCTTCGCCGCCTGCTCGACGCCCTCGCCGCCCGCGCGACCACGCCGGCCAGCGCAATCGCCATCGTGGCAGTGGGCGCGATGAGCTTGGCGCTGGTCAACTGGGGGCTCGGGCTCATCGGTGGCGCGCTGCTCGCGCGCGAGGTCGGCCAGCGCGCTCGCGAGCGCGGCGTGAAGGTGCACTATCCGTTGCTCGCCGCGGCGGGCTACAGCGGGCTGATGGTGTGGCACGGCGGCCTCAGCGGCTCCGCGCCGTTGAAGGTCACCCTGAGCAAGGACCTCGGCGAGATCCTCGGGCCCGAGCTGGCAAAGCAGATCGTCGCCATGCCGCTGTCGGAGACCATCGGCGCTTGGCCCAACCTGCTGGCCAACGCGGCGTTGCTGGTGATCGTGCCGCTGGTCCTGATCCGCATGCTTCCCCGGGACGAACGCGAACGCCGCGCCGCTCCCGAGCTCGAAAGCCACGGAGCGGCGGAAAGCTCTGGTGAAAGCTCCCCTGCCCAACGTCTGGATCGCTCCCGCATCCTGGCCGGCCTCACTGCCATCGCCGGCTTCGCGGCGTGGTTCTTCGTGGTGCGGCGCCAGGGTATCGGAAACCTGGATCCGAACCTCATCAACTTCCTGTTCCTGTTCCTGGGCCTCGCGCTGCACGGCTCCGCGGCGGCCTATGGTCGCGCCATCGGCGAAGCCGCGAATGGCACCGCGGGTATCATCCTGCAGTTCCCGTTCTACGCCGGTATCATGGGTGTGCTGACGGGCACCGGCCTGCTGGGCGCCATCGCAGGAGCCTTCGTCAAGGTCGGCGCCGGCGCCCTGCCGGCGGTCTCCTTCTACGCCGCGGGGCTCGTGAATTTGTTCGTCCCGAGCGGCGGCGGTCAGTGGGCGGTGCAGGGTCCCATCTTGATGAAGGCCGCGGTGGACAGCGGCGTCGCGCCGGCACGTTTGGTGATGGCCCTGGCCTACGGCGACCAGTGGACCAACATGCTACAGCCCTTTTGGGCGCTGCCTCTGCTCGGCATCACCCGTGTATCCGCTCGGGACATCATCGGCTACACCGCGGTGCTGCTGTTAGTGAGCCAAGTCGTTTTCGTCGCCGCCCTCTACCTCGGCTGGTAG
- a CDS encoding TlpA family protein disulfide reductase: MRRAALLVLLLSGCGEAAPPAPATAAPSVEPEPAREPFRVVSPEERVPEFHVRATDGTVFDSDALVGKRPFVVVFYATWCSVCEMKLPVVRHVLEGHPEIPVIGVALDEADTWRAVPGYVARHSLAFPTVRGERFPRFALAYDPFQSVPAVAVVGKSGYLIDYQIGFSQSHERRLRGALEVAGGVMK, encoded by the coding sequence GTGAGGCGAGCGGCACTTCTCGTGCTGCTCCTCAGCGGTTGCGGCGAGGCCGCGCCCCCGGCCCCCGCCACCGCCGCACCCAGCGTTGAACCCGAGCCCGCGCGCGAGCCCTTTCGCGTGGTGTCCCCTGAAGAGCGGGTGCCCGAGTTCCACGTGCGCGCGACGGACGGCACGGTGTTCGACTCCGACGCCCTCGTCGGCAAGCGTCCCTTCGTGGTCGTCTTCTACGCCACGTGGTGCAGCGTGTGCGAGATGAAGCTCCCCGTCGTCCGCCACGTGCTCGAAGGCCATCCCGAGATCCCGGTCATCGGCGTGGCCCTGGACGAAGCCGACACCTGGCGAGCCGTTCCCGGCTACGTCGCCCGCCACTCGCTGGCCTTCCCTACGGTGCGCGGCGAGCGCTTCCCCCGTTTCGCGCTGGCCTACGATCCATTCCAGTCCGTGCCCGCCGTCGCCGTGGTCGGCAAGAGCGGGTACTTGATCGACTACCAGATCGGCTTTTCGCAAAGCCACGAGCGGCGTCTCCGCGGCGCCCTCGAGGTCGCCGGAGGGGTGATGAAATGA
- a CDS encoding serine/threonine-protein phosphatase: MLVRRGTEPWTRLDARGNPHFVHTPTTALASDRISAGATDTGLRRRENEDVVLVRDDLGLYAVADGAGGHDAGDVAAESAVRSLVAGIASADELPPASTAALNRLGIDPEARALSAAFHRAHRDVVAIARVSQSAKGMGSTLVAALFSEREPLVHIAHVGDSRCYRLRGGHLELLTVDHSIASDVLEKRPELDDAVLARLPKSVVTRALGMGQSLHASVQTKAVVAGDRYLLCSDGLSGPVSSQGIADALKSAATPDDAVRELIARANAAGGPDNIACVVVDCPGGADHALPVDRTSNTIVDDPSVRSSDPELLIMGIEELDLSGPPDRVGDDLIRALDTVVGKHSK; encoded by the coding sequence TTGTTGGTCCGCCGCGGAACCGAGCCCTGGACGCGGCTCGACGCCCGCGGTAATCCGCATTTCGTGCACACTCCGACGACGGCCCTCGCCTCCGACCGCATCTCCGCGGGAGCTACGGACACCGGTCTCCGACGGCGCGAGAACGAGGACGTGGTGCTCGTCCGCGATGACCTCGGCCTGTACGCCGTGGCGGACGGCGCCGGCGGCCACGACGCCGGGGACGTTGCGGCGGAGTCCGCCGTGCGCTCGCTGGTGGCGGGCATCGCCAGCGCCGACGAGCTGCCTCCGGCCAGCACCGCCGCCCTCAATCGTCTGGGCATCGATCCCGAAGCGCGGGCGCTCTCGGCGGCGTTTCACCGCGCGCATCGCGACGTCGTCGCCATCGCCCGAGTGTCGCAGTCCGCCAAAGGCATGGGCTCCACGCTGGTCGCCGCCCTCTTCTCGGAGCGAGAGCCTCTGGTGCACATCGCCCACGTGGGCGATAGCCGCTGCTACCGGCTGCGGGGCGGCCACCTGGAGCTGCTCACGGTGGATCACTCCATCGCCTCGGACGTGCTCGAGAAGCGACCGGAGCTCGACGACGCCGTCTTGGCGCGCTTGCCCAAGAGCGTCGTGACCCGCGCCCTGGGCATGGGCCAGTCGCTCCACGCCAGCGTGCAGACCAAGGCGGTCGTCGCTGGCGACCGCTATCTGCTGTGCTCCGACGGGCTCAGCGGACCGGTGTCGTCCCAGGGCATCGCCGACGCACTGAAGAGCGCCGCCACGCCAGACGACGCCGTGCGCGAGCTCATCGCCCGGGCGAACGCCGCCGGTGGCCCGGACAACATCGCCTGCGTGGTGGTGGACTGCCCTGGCGGCGCGGACCACGCGCTGCCCGTGGACCGCACGTCGAACACCATCGTGGACGATCCCTCGGTGCGGTCGTCGGATCCGGAGCTCCTGATCATGGGCATCGAGGAGCTGGATTTGAGCGGCCCGCCGGATCGCGTGGGGGACGACCTCATCCGCGCTCTGGACACCGTCGTCGGCAAGCACTCCAAATGA
- a CDS encoding tRNA pseudouridine(13) synthase TruD, which translates to MTPQEPELACADLPAVGGRIGPEPEDFVVDEVLDREPSGSGEHLFVRIEKRVLNTQDAVHAVARAAGVRAPDVGSAGMKDKHAVTRQWLSLPPGASDPGSWQLPEGLSVVESTRNEKKLRTGQLSGNRFRIRLHEANANANAACAAIVARIVEQGLPNYFGAQRFGIAGQNLDRALHWLRSGDAARGRGSRFHKKLYPSVIQSEIFNRYLTRRRALGLSTLLVGEVVRLDGSNSVFVVEEPERELPRLTSKDIHLTGPMPGPKMKKPSGVPAELEAAVLGELELSDDLLSGLARHAPGTRRDLLVFPEGLEARVLDANVVELSFFLPSGSYATELVRQLTRAPFLEPRRDRDR; encoded by the coding sequence ATGACGCCGCAAGAGCCGGAGCTCGCCTGCGCGGATCTCCCCGCGGTAGGCGGCCGCATTGGACCCGAGCCGGAGGACTTCGTGGTGGACGAAGTGCTCGATCGCGAGCCCAGCGGGAGCGGCGAGCACCTCTTCGTGCGCATCGAGAAGCGCGTCTTGAACACCCAAGACGCCGTGCACGCCGTGGCCCGCGCCGCCGGCGTGCGAGCACCAGACGTCGGCAGCGCCGGCATGAAGGACAAGCACGCCGTGACCCGGCAGTGGCTGAGCTTGCCGCCGGGCGCGAGCGACCCCGGGAGCTGGCAGCTGCCGGAAGGCCTCAGCGTGGTCGAGAGCACCCGCAACGAGAAGAAACTCCGCACCGGGCAGCTCTCCGGTAATCGCTTTCGCATTCGCCTGCACGAGGCAAACGCCAACGCGAACGCCGCCTGCGCCGCCATCGTGGCCCGCATCGTCGAGCAGGGCCTGCCCAACTACTTCGGCGCCCAGCGCTTCGGCATCGCCGGGCAGAACCTGGACCGCGCCCTTCACTGGCTCCGGTCCGGAGACGCCGCTCGGGGTCGCGGCTCGCGCTTTCACAAGAAGCTCTACCCCAGCGTGATCCAGTCGGAGATCTTCAACCGCTACCTCACGCGCCGCCGCGCCCTGGGGCTCTCGACGCTGCTGGTGGGAGAAGTGGTGCGCCTGGATGGGTCGAACAGCGTGTTCGTGGTGGAGGAGCCGGAGCGGGAGCTTCCGCGTCTGACCAGCAAGGACATTCACCTCACCGGTCCCATGCCCGGACCCAAGATGAAGAAGCCGAGCGGAGTCCCGGCGGAGCTGGAAGCGGCAGTGCTCGGGGAGCTCGAGCTGTCGGACGACCTGCTCTCGGGGCTCGCGCGGCATGCGCCCGGCACGCGGCGGGATCTGTTGGTGTTTCCCGAAGGCCTGGAAGCGCGCGTGCTGGATGCCAATGTCGTAGAGCTTTCGTTCTTCCTTCCGAGTGGCAGCTACGCCACGGAGCTCGTGCGCCAGCTCACCCGCGCACCGTTCCTCGAGCCGCGGCGCGACCGAGACCGCTGA
- a CDS encoding 1-acyl-sn-glycerol-3-phosphate acyltransferase: MSVPILLENIALTATISLPTALEGAINRPRPTEVYDARLDWWSRKLLEAADISLSVSGRENLLANEAFVVMSNHQSHYDIPVLFQALGRRIRMVAKTELFKIPVFASAMRAAGFVEVDRKNRDRAVAALKGAKGAIDAGTDIWIAPEGTRSETGRVGPFKKGGFHMAEDAEARILPVTIEGTRRVLQAHDWRVKKSHHVSVVIGKPIDAPAYGPERRAELMDAVRAAIVAPLPEALRG; this comes from the coding sequence GTGTCGGTCCCGATCCTGCTCGAGAACATCGCGCTGACGGCGACGATATCGCTCCCCACCGCTCTGGAAGGCGCCATCAATCGTCCTCGCCCCACGGAGGTGTACGACGCCCGGCTCGATTGGTGGTCGCGAAAGCTGCTGGAGGCCGCGGACATCTCGCTATCGGTGAGCGGCCGAGAGAACCTGCTCGCCAACGAAGCCTTCGTGGTGATGAGCAATCACCAGTCGCACTACGACATTCCGGTGTTGTTCCAGGCTCTCGGGCGGCGCATTCGCATGGTGGCCAAGACGGAGCTGTTCAAGATCCCCGTCTTCGCGAGCGCCATGCGCGCGGCCGGCTTCGTCGAAGTCGATCGCAAGAATCGCGACCGCGCGGTGGCCGCCCTGAAGGGCGCGAAGGGCGCCATCGACGCCGGCACGGACATCTGGATCGCTCCGGAAGGCACCCGCAGCGAGACCGGTCGCGTGGGTCCCTTCAAGAAAGGGGGTTTCCACATGGCGGAGGACGCGGAGGCCCGCATCCTACCCGTGACCATAGAGGGCACCCGCCGCGTGCTACAGGCCCACGACTGGCGCGTCAAAAAGAGCCATCACGTTAGCGTGGTGATCGGCAAGCCCATCGACGCCCCCGCCTACGGCCCGGAGCGCCGCGCGGAGCTGATGGACGCGGTCCGAGCGGCCATCGTCGCGCCGTTGCCGGAAGCGCTCCGCGGCTGA
- a CDS encoding TerB family tellurite resistance protein — MSGIDMSAAHDLPAPKLEALVEMMYLAASADGEFSDIEKEHFGKSVESLTNGRIAGADMAALLERMKKDLDSEGRSARLAAVKERLPDAAARKVALSLAIQVTAADGIIRTSERELILETAETLDIDRDEAADLVRDLSP, encoded by the coding sequence ATGAGCGGCATCGACATGTCTGCAGCCCACGACCTGCCCGCCCCGAAGCTCGAGGCACTGGTGGAGATGATGTACCTGGCGGCCTCCGCCGACGGCGAGTTCTCCGACATCGAGAAGGAGCACTTCGGCAAGAGCGTGGAGTCCCTCACCAACGGGCGCATCGCCGGCGCGGACATGGCCGCGTTGCTCGAGCGCATGAAGAAGGATCTGGACTCGGAGGGTCGCAGCGCACGGCTCGCCGCCGTAAAGGAGCGATTGCCGGACGCTGCGGCGCGCAAGGTCGCCCTGTCCCTCGCCATTCAGGTGACGGCGGCGGACGGCATCATCCGCACCAGCGAGCGCGAGCTGATTCTGGAGACGGCCGAGACGCTGGACATCGATCGCGACGAGGCCGCGGATCTAGTCCGCGACCTGTCGCCCTGA
- a CDS encoding acyl-CoA synthetase: protein MPSPYDLGLEKTPANFVPLTPIDFLERAADVHPDRVAVIHGSLRRTWSEMRERCVRLASALARRGVGRGDTVSVLLPNVPAMCEVHFGVPMNGAVLNTLNTRLDAETLAFMLGHAESKVLLVDPELAELGRAAVAQLGREILVVDVDDPEYSGPGSRVGSIEYEALLAEGDPSFAWQRPEDEWDAICLNYTSGTTGNPKGVVYHHRGAYLNAISNALDCDVQRHAVYLWTLPMFHCNGWCFPWTIAARAGVNVCLRKVEAKAVFDAIREHRVTHYCGAPIVQTTLLNAPAELKQGIQHRVHAMVAGAAPPAAMIEGMAELGFELTHVYGLTETYGPAAVCEVHEDWADLSIAERAQKNARQGVRYQLQSAFTVLDPRTMEPVPADGETMGELMFRGNITMKGYLKNPSATTAAFAGGWFHSGDLGVMNPDGYVKIKDRSKDIIISGGENISSIEVEDVLYRHPAVLSAAVVAKPDERWGESPCAFVELRAGASATEQEIIQHCKEHLASFKAPKAVVFGELPRTSTGKVQKYELRNRVGSKKAIDV from the coding sequence ATGCCGTCCCCCTACGATCTCGGTCTCGAAAAGACGCCCGCCAACTTCGTCCCCCTCACGCCCATCGATTTTCTGGAGCGGGCAGCGGACGTGCATCCGGATCGCGTGGCGGTAATCCACGGATCGCTGCGCCGAACCTGGAGCGAGATGCGCGAGCGCTGCGTGCGGCTCGCGAGCGCGTTGGCGCGCCGAGGTGTGGGGCGCGGAGACACCGTTTCCGTGCTGCTGCCGAACGTGCCGGCGATGTGCGAGGTGCACTTTGGCGTGCCCATGAACGGCGCGGTGCTGAACACGCTGAACACGCGGCTGGACGCCGAGACCCTCGCCTTCATGCTGGGACACGCCGAGTCCAAGGTGCTGCTCGTGGATCCGGAGCTGGCGGAGCTCGGGCGCGCCGCGGTGGCCCAGCTGGGGCGCGAGATCTTGGTGGTGGACGTGGACGACCCGGAGTACTCGGGGCCCGGGTCGCGGGTGGGCAGCATAGAGTACGAGGCGCTCTTGGCGGAGGGCGATCCGAGCTTCGCGTGGCAGCGCCCCGAGGACGAGTGGGACGCGATCTGCTTGAACTACACCTCGGGAACGACCGGCAACCCCAAGGGCGTCGTGTACCACCACCGCGGTGCGTACCTGAACGCCATCTCGAACGCGCTGGATTGCGACGTGCAGCGGCACGCCGTGTACCTGTGGACGCTGCCCATGTTCCACTGCAACGGCTGGTGCTTTCCCTGGACCATCGCCGCGCGGGCGGGGGTGAACGTGTGCCTGCGCAAGGTGGAGGCCAAGGCCGTGTTCGACGCCATCCGCGAGCACCGGGTGACCCACTACTGCGGCGCGCCCATCGTGCAGACCACGCTGTTGAACGCTCCGGCCGAGCTGAAGCAGGGGATCCAGCACCGGGTGCACGCCATGGTGGCGGGAGCAGCGCCGCCGGCGGCGATGATCGAGGGCATGGCGGAGCTCGGCTTCGAGCTCACCCACGTGTATGGCCTGACCGAGACCTACGGACCCGCGGCCGTGTGTGAGGTGCACGAAGACTGGGCCGATCTCTCGATCGCCGAGCGCGCCCAGAAGAACGCGCGGCAGGGCGTGCGCTACCAGCTGCAGAGCGCTTTCACCGTGCTCGACCCGCGCACGATGGAGCCCGTGCCGGCGGACGGCGAGACCATGGGGGAGCTGATGTTCCGGGGGAACATCACGATGAAGGGGTACTTGAAGAACCCTTCTGCCACGACCGCGGCGTTCGCCGGGGGCTGGTTCCACAGCGGGGACCTGGGCGTGATGAACCCCGACGGCTACGTCAAGATCAAGGACCGCAGCAAGGACATCATCATCTCCGGCGGCGAGAACATCTCCAGCATCGAGGTGGAGGACGTCCTGTATCGGCACCCGGCGGTGCTGTCCGCGGCGGTGGTGGCCAAGCCCGACGAGCGCTGGGGCGAGTCGCCCTGCGCGTTCGTGGAGCTCCGGGCCGGCGCCAGCGCCACGGAGCAGGAGATCATCCAGCACTGCAAGGAGCACCTGGCGTCGTTCAAGGCACCGAAGGCCGTGGTGTTCGGAGAGCTGCCGCGCACCTCCACCGGCAAGGTGCAGAAGTACGAGCTCAGAAACCGCGTGGGCTCCAAGAAAGCCATCGACGTCTAG